A window of the Candida orthopsilosis Co 90-125, chromosome 1 draft sequence genome harbors these coding sequences:
- a CDS encoding Pex6 protein (S. cerevisiae homolog PEX6 has ATPase activity, protein heterodimerization activity and has role in import into peroxisome matrix, receptor recycling, replicative cell aging): MQRNEFDIVEISKDIFAEIFPGVTEEDIEYPIHVPENNFILVRLLGAPDYFDKFQILKVGRVSFKLTKSIVFINSSNMAKFNSDELTFNLAAVKSIDVASIPKLSQVFVSVPNDIYHLLKDKTQQAIKQLFVFQFLAGNGNVVNEGDAIRLINGRANLCEPVAQGKVDLDTNFVLINQSDASKSLAENGSDVANEVDSELDLSSYLSSGLQFDTHTKPSKSTKFYVQPLFEKMNFEHPPEAWRKEDKELFVFINNSDFTKLGFPVFNGDLVKINTEKESVIVRIFGFTEPQLSFEMGYIYLSPILLINLQLDENSEVTVESVQGDSLITLIPVAESATISRVSSQITMDKTYQQSFFSSLKTILSDQLKCVKEGDYFPVVIDTVLAKVMFDNANDENNEENGEQNLEVIPVGNPDAVAWFKVTDIKGTNEVGTNQFLINPTKTLLVSSGVESSRLPANEHANWHQYLNLPPIFNYSISNDFKYAQEFRKILKTCLSSKINLRTSILLTSMSRGIGKTTLVRSTCIDMGLNLIELDCFDFINPGQELKTIGLLNGKIDKLIANVPNQSAFHVIYLKHIENLVPKTDENDQNSSIFASLALKVIEALTEYSEKYSNLVVVMSCNDYDKLNDNLKSILKFTIEFTVPTENERLEIFKYLIANEKCKTPLTDLTSYPFEPRKDINSKTLALQSAGLTPRDLISIIKKSKKLAIKRLTKLSKELCISVESLINIGNGGVITWIPEDFEAAINEARNQFSDSIGAPRIPNVKWEDIGGLDLVKDEILDTIDMPLKHPELFNNGLKKRSGILFYGPPGTGKTLLAKAIATNFSLNFFSVKGPELLNMYIGESEANVRRVFQRARDAKPCVIFFDELDSVAPKRGNQGDSGGVMDRIVSQLLAELDGMSSEGGDGVFVVGATNRPDLLDEALLRPGRFDKMLYLGISDTDDKQTKILEALTRKFQLDDVVDLKKIAEKCSFTYTGADFYALCSDSMLNAMTRVAGEVDEKIKAYNADMVAQNKNEVNSRWWFDNVATKEDTTVLVKMEDFIKAQNELNPSVSAEELQHYLRVRENFEGGKEKAQAKLTNGDELTNGSIKIE; this comes from the coding sequence ATGCAGAGAAACGAgtttgacattgttgaaatttccAAGGATATATTTGCTGAAATATTTCCGGGCGTGACAGAAGAAGACATTGAATACCCTATACATGTACCTGAGAATAACTTCATATTAGTCAGGTTATTAGGAGCTCCGGACTATTTTGACAAGTTCCAAATACTCAAAGTTGGCAGAGTTCTGTTTAAACTCACCAAATCGATTGTGTTCATCAATAGCTCCAATATGGCAAAATTCAATAGTGATGAGTTAACATTCAATTTGGCTGCAGTCAAATCTATTGATGTGGCTTCCATTCCCAAATTGTCACAAGTTTTTGTCTCTGTACCCAACGACATCTATCATTTATTGAAGGATAAAACCCAACAAGCTATAAAGcaattgtttgtgtttcaatttcttgcGGGGAATGGTAATGTGGTGAATGAAGGTGACGCGATTCGTTTGATTAATGGGAGAGCCAATCTATGCGAGCCTGTAGCTCAGGGAAAGGTTGATCTTGATAcaaactttgttttgattaaCCAAAGTGATGCTAGTAAGTCACTTGCTGAAAATGGGTCTGATGTTGCTAACGAAGTGGATTCTGAATTAGACTTGTCTAGTTACTTATCATCGGGTTTACAATTCGACACCCATACAAAACCAAGCAAGTCTACTAAGTTTTATGTTCAGCCTTTATTTGAGAAAATGAACTTTGAACATCCCCCGGAAGCTTGGCGTAAAGAAGATAAAGAGCTCTTTgtatttatcaacaactcaGATTTCACCAAGTTGGGATTTCCTGTCTTCAATGGCGACTTagtcaaaatcaacacaGAGAAGGAGTCTGTCATTGTGAGGATATTTGGCTTCACTGAACCTCAATTATCGTTTGAAATGGGATACATTTATTTGTCGCCAATActattgatcaatttacAGCTTGACGAAAACTCAGAAGTCACAGTTGAACTGGTGCAAGGTGATTCGTTAATTACACTTATTCCTGTTGCAGAGtcagcaacaatttcaaggGTTAGCTCTCAAATAACTATGGATAAGACCTACCAGCAAAGCTTCTTCTCCAGTTTAAAAACGATTCTCAGTGATCAGTTGAAATGTGTCAAGGAAGGTGATTACTTTCCAGTGGTTATTGATACTGTTTTGGCAAAAGTCATGTTTGATAATGCAAACGACGAAAATAACGAAGAAAACGGAGAACAAAATTTGGAGGTGATTCCAGTGGGGAATCCAGATGCAGTAGCATGGTTTAAGGTCACTGACATCAAAGGTACAAATGAAGTGGGGACCAACCAATTTCTCATCAATCCGACAAAGACTTTGCTTGTATCTTCTGGGGTTGAGAGCTCGAGATTGCCAGCAAACGAACATGCCAATTGGCATCAGTATCTCAACTTGCCACCAATATTCAATTATAGTATATctaatgatttcaaatatgCACAAGAATTCagaaagattttgaaaacatgCTTATCTTCTAAAATTAACTTAAGGACATCAATACTTTTGACCTCAATGAGTAGAGGAATTGGGAAGACTACGTTGGTTCGTAGCACATGTATCGATATGGGgttaaatttgattgaactTGATTGCTTTGACTTTATCAATCCTGGTCAGGAACTAAAAACAATCGGATTGCTCAATGGTAAGATTGATAAGTTGATAGCCAATGTACCAAACCAATCAGCTTTTCACGTCATTTATTTGAAGCACATTGAAAACTTGGTGCCCAAAACAGATGAAAACGATCAAAATTCTAGCATTTTTGCATCACTTGCATTAAAGGTTATTGAAGCTTTGACCGAATATCTGGAAAAATACTCCAATCTCGTTGTTGTTATGAGTTGCAATGATTATGACAAATTAAATGATAatttaaaatcaattttgaaattcacTATAGAATTTACCGTGCCTACTGAAAATGAACGTTTGGAGATCTTCAAGTATTTGATTGCAAACGAAAAGTGTAAAACACCATTGACTGATCTCACATCCTATCCATTTGAACCAAGAAAAGACATTAATTCGAAGACACTTGCATTGCAATCTGCTGGATTAACACCACGAGATTTAATatcaattatcaaaaaatcTAAAAAATTGGCTATAAAACGATTGACAAAATTATCCAAGGAGCTTTGCATTTCAGTTGAGAGCTTGATCAATATAGGAAATGGTGGGGTTATAACCTGGATACCCGAAGATTTTGAGGCTGCCATCAACGAAGCTCGAAACCAGTTTAGTGATTCCATTGGGGCTCCTCGTATTCCAAATGTCAAATGGGAAGACATTGGAGGATTAGACTTGGTCAAGGATGAGATTTTGGATACCATTGATATGCCTTTGAAACACCCTGAATTGTTTAACAATGGACttaaaaaaagaagtgGAATATTATTTTACGGTCCACCTGGAACTGGTAAGACTTTGTTAGCAAAGGCTATAGCTACGAActtttctttgaatttcttttccgTCAAAGGTCCTGAATTGTTAAATATGTACATTGGTGAGTCTGAAGCTAATGTACGTCGTGTTTTCCAAAGAGCAAGAGATGCCAAACCATGTGTTATCTTCTTCGATGAGTTGGATTCAGTGGCGCCAAAAAGGGGTAACCAAGGTGACTCAGGGGGTGTTATGGATAGAATTGTTTCTCAGTTGCTTGCAGAGTTGGATGGTATGAGTAGTGAAGGTGGTGATGGAGTATTTGTCGTCGGTGCTACAAATAGACCTGACTTGCTAGATGAAGCATTGTTGAGACCTGGTAGATTTGACAAGATGTTGTATCTTGGAATATCAGACACTGACGACAAACAAACCAAGATTTTGGAAGCATTAAcaagaaaatttcaattggacGATGTAGTcgacttgaaaaagatcGCCGAGAAATGTTCTTTCACATATACTGGTGCTGATTTCTATGCATTGTGTTCTGACTCGATGTTGAATGCCATGACAAGAGTTGCaggtgaagttgatgagAAAATCAAGGCATACAACGCTGACATGGTTGCccaaaataaaaatgaGGTCAACTCTAGATGGTGGTTTGATAATGTTGCTACGAAAGAGGACACCACTGTATTGGTGAAAATGGAGGACTTTATCAAAGCacaaaatgaattgaatcCATCAGTTTCTGCTGAAGAGTTGCAGCATTATCTCAGAGTGAGAGAAAATTTCGAAGGTGGCAAGGAAAAAGCTCAAGCAAAGCTTAcaaatggtgatgaattaACAAATGGATCAATAAAGATTGAGTAG